One Thioclava electrotropha DNA segment encodes these proteins:
- a CDS encoding aldo/keto reductase: protein MRYRPLGPSGLLVSELCLGTMTFGGSEGMWGQIGQLRQDDADGLVKTAVDAGINFIDTANVYAGGESERILGQSLRNLGIARDEVVIATKVLGPMGEGINQRGSSRYHIMEQCKQSLERLQLDHIDLYQIHGFDPMTPISETLEALTTLVQHGHVRYIGLSNWAAWQVMKAVGIAEARKLAPILSLQAYYTIAGRDLEREVVPMLRDTDMGLMVWSPLAGGLLSGKYDRDGKGSDGRRANFDFPPVEKDRAHDAIDAMRPMAEKRDASVAQIALAWLLHQEVVTSVIVGAKRKDQLTDNIAATEITLDAEELETLDKVSALPAEYPGWMLERQGGYRQR, encoded by the coding sequence ATGCGTTACAGACCTCTTGGCCCCAGCGGCCTCCTCGTCTCGGAACTTTGCCTCGGCACGATGACCTTCGGCGGCTCGGAGGGCATGTGGGGCCAGATCGGCCAGCTACGTCAGGATGATGCCGACGGCCTTGTGAAAACCGCGGTGGATGCGGGCATCAACTTCATCGACACCGCGAATGTCTATGCGGGCGGCGAGAGCGAGCGCATCCTCGGTCAGAGCTTGCGCAATCTCGGCATCGCGCGCGACGAGGTGGTCATCGCGACCAAGGTGCTCGGCCCGATGGGCGAGGGCATCAACCAGCGCGGCTCCTCGCGCTATCACATCATGGAGCAGTGCAAGCAGAGCCTCGAGCGGCTGCAGCTCGACCATATCGACCTCTATCAGATCCACGGCTTCGACCCGATGACGCCGATCTCGGAGACGCTCGAGGCGCTGACCACGCTCGTGCAGCACGGCCATGTCCGCTATATCGGCCTGTCGAACTGGGCCGCGTGGCAGGTGATGAAGGCGGTGGGTATCGCGGAAGCGCGCAAGCTCGCCCCGATCCTGTCGCTGCAGGCCTATTACACGATCGCCGGGCGCGATCTGGAGCGCGAAGTGGTGCCGATGCTGCGCGACACCGACATGGGCCTGATGGTCTGGAGCCCGCTGGCAGGTGGTCTGCTGTCCGGCAAATACGACCGTGACGGCAAGGGCTCCGACGGGCGGCGCGCCAATTTTGACTTCCCGCCCGTCGAGAAGGACCGCGCCCATGACGCGATCGACGCGATGCGCCCGATGGCCGAGAAGCGCGACGCGAGCGTGGCGCAGATCGCGCTGGCGTGGCTTCTGCATCAGGAAGTCGTCACCAGCGTCATCGTCGGTGCGAAGCGCAAGGACCAGCTGACCGACAATATCGCCGCGACCGAGATCACCCTCGACGCGGAAGAGCTGGAAACCCTCGACAAGGTCAGCGCCCTGCCCGCCGAATATCCGGGCTGGATGCTGGAGCGTCAGGGCGGCTACCGCCAGCGCTAA
- a CDS encoding MFS transporter, whose translation MAETDQKTPLSPARRWAAAAVLLLANFMNLIDITIVNVALPSMKNELAAPPNLIEWIVAGYTFSFAILLLPAGRMGDLLGRRKLFVSGIALFTAASLVCGIAPGIGTLVTARIVQGVGAAIMTPQTLALVPRLFPPEQRGAAFGLFALTAGLASVAGPIVGGLLLTADIYGLGWRPIFLVNIPLGIAAFIAALMLVPKGEGNRKLGIDKVGIAIAAVATLALLFPLVEAPSIGWQGWMYPMVIAAPILGWVFIRWQRHQEERNAPQLLPMRLLRSGSFLSGSLLNAALFTAVPSYFFTMALYLQAGYGLTPLQSGLTTTPFPLGVLLASATTGWFGSRWVRWRVMGGGILIATGFAGQLWAIWTMGDTISWWRMAPWFFFGGFGLGNTVSPLFQVSLSAADSNDSGSASGAVQAIRQVGISFGIAIMGGIFFGMLGGAEPGDHEAYRGAMMSAIGYAMVIASVVILTPWFTPMKIERAKD comes from the coding sequence ATGGCCGAGACCGACCAGAAGACCCCACTTTCGCCCGCACGCCGCTGGGCGGCTGCAGCCGTCCTGCTGCTGGCGAATTTCATGAACCTGATCGACATCACGATCGTCAATGTCGCCCTGCCTTCGATGAAGAACGAGCTGGCGGCCCCGCCGAACCTGATCGAATGGATCGTCGCGGGCTACACCTTCTCCTTCGCGATCTTGCTGCTGCCAGCGGGACGGATGGGCGACCTCTTGGGGCGGCGCAAGCTGTTCGTGTCGGGCATCGCGCTGTTCACCGCCGCCTCGCTGGTCTGCGGCATCGCGCCGGGGATCGGGACGCTGGTGACCGCGCGCATCGTGCAGGGCGTGGGCGCTGCGATCATGACGCCGCAGACGCTGGCGCTCGTGCCGCGGCTGTTCCCGCCGGAGCAACGCGGCGCGGCCTTCGGCCTGTTCGCACTGACCGCCGGGCTGGCCTCGGTCGCGGGGCCGATCGTGGGCGGGCTGCTGCTGACCGCCGATATCTACGGGTTGGGCTGGCGTCCGATCTTCCTCGTGAACATTCCGTTGGGCATCGCGGCCTTCATCGCGGCGCTGATGCTGGTGCCAAAGGGCGAGGGCAACCGCAAGCTGGGGATCGACAAGGTGGGCATCGCAATCGCCGCCGTGGCCACGCTGGCGCTTCTGTTCCCGCTGGTCGAAGCTCCGTCGATCGGCTGGCAGGGATGGATGTATCCGATGGTGATCGCCGCGCCGATCCTCGGCTGGGTCTTCATCCGCTGGCAGCGGCATCAGGAAGAACGCAACGCGCCCCAGCTTCTGCCAATGCGGCTGCTGCGCTCGGGCTCGTTCCTGTCGGGCAGCCTTCTGAACGCGGCGCTGTTCACCGCGGTGCCGAGTTATTTCTTCACCATGGCGCTTTATCTTCAGGCGGGCTACGGGCTCACGCCCCTGCAATCGGGGCTGACGACGACGCCCTTCCCGCTAGGCGTGCTGCTCGCCTCGGCCACGACCGGCTGGTTCGGGTCGCGCTGGGTCCGCTGGCGCGTGATGGGCGGCGGCATCCTCATCGCGACGGGCTTCGCAGGGCAGCTCTGGGCGATCTGGACGATGGGCGACACGATCAGCTGGTGGCGAATGGCACCTTGGTTCTTCTTTGGCGGCTTTGGTCTGGGCAACACCGTCTCGCCGCTGTTTCAGGTCTCGCTCTCGGCGGCCGATAGCAACGACAGCGGCTCGGCCTCGGGCGCGGTGCAGGCGATCCGGCAGGTCGGCATCTCCTTCGGCATCGCGATCATGGGCGGGATCTTTTTCGGCATGCTGGGCGGTGCGGAGCCGGGCGATCACGAGGCCTATCGCGGCGCGATGATGTCGGCCATCGGCTACGCAATGGTCATCGCGAGCGTGGTGATCCTCACACCGTGGTTCACGCCGATGAAGATCGAGCGCGCCAAAGACTGA
- a CDS encoding peptide ABC transporter substrate-binding protein, translated as MKSIAAISAFALMLGSAAPVLAQSSKVPEGTKLAADQTFTYWMQDDLKTLDPDLSTSKDGNDVLQQMFEGLYQQDDHGKLVPALATSYEVSDDKKTYTFHLRNEKWSNGDPVTAQDFVYAWRRLADPATASQYSWYIELMQVKNAHDVIAGDKKPSELGVKALDDHTLQVTLDSAIPYFRQMLVLSSTFPVPQKVVEEYGSDWTKPENMVVNGPYKLKSWKIGNSIELTKNDAYYDAANVTLTDLKFIPMQDNDQALTRYEAGELDFVQTPAGQYPRLKKEYPDAAHAPPRSCVYAYRFNVGPNGPEALKDVKVRKALSYAINRDIIVDKILKGGQKPAYTWTHWATANFKAPDVAYADMTQQERMDKAKELLKEAGYGPDHPLNLRIMYNTSADHKKIAIAVQQFWKQIGVQSTLENFEWKVYLDKLNGQHDFDVARTAWCADYNEASTYLDVNTSWSDQNSGQWKNADYDKLMKDSKTAADPQEDYTKAEKILAEDMPLAPIYAYSLPMLLNPQIKGYPFDNVQLNWYAKNMYKVAK; from the coding sequence TTGAAGTCGATTGCCGCGATTTCCGCTTTTGCCCTGATGCTGGGCAGCGCCGCACCCGTTCTCGCTCAGTCGAGCAAAGTGCCCGAAGGCACCAAGCTCGCCGCTGACCAGACCTTCACCTACTGGATGCAGGACGATCTGAAGACGCTCGATCCCGATCTGAGCACCTCGAAGGACGGCAACGACGTTCTTCAGCAGATGTTCGAAGGTCTCTACCAGCAGGACGATCACGGTAAACTCGTGCCCGCGCTCGCGACGAGCTACGAGGTGTCCGACGACAAGAAGACCTACACGTTCCACCTGCGCAACGAGAAGTGGTCGAACGGCGATCCCGTCACCGCGCAGGACTTCGTCTATGCCTGGCGCCGTCTCGCCGATCCGGCGACCGCCTCGCAATACTCGTGGTATATCGAGCTGATGCAGGTGAAGAACGCCCATGACGTGATCGCGGGCGACAAGAAGCCGAGCGAGCTGGGCGTGAAGGCGCTCGACGACCACACGCTGCAGGTGACGCTCGACAGCGCGATCCCCTATTTCCGCCAGATGCTGGTGCTGTCCTCGACCTTCCCGGTGCCGCAGAAGGTCGTCGAGGAATACGGTTCCGACTGGACCAAGCCCGAGAACATGGTCGTCAACGGTCCCTACAAGCTGAAAAGCTGGAAAATCGGCAACTCGATCGAGCTGACGAAGAACGACGCCTATTACGACGCCGCGAACGTCACGCTGACCGATCTGAAGTTCATCCCGATGCAGGATAACGACCAGGCGCTGACGCGCTACGAGGCGGGCGAGCTGGACTTCGTGCAGACCCCGGCCGGTCAATATCCGCGCCTGAAGAAGGAATACCCGGATGCGGCCCACGCTCCGCCGCGCTCCTGTGTCTATGCCTACCGCTTCAACGTCGGCCCGAACGGCCCCGAGGCGCTCAAGGACGTGAAGGTCCGCAAGGCGCTTTCCTATGCGATCAACCGCGACATCATCGTCGACAAGATCCTCAAGGGCGGCCAGAAACCGGCCTATACCTGGACCCACTGGGCGACCGCGAACTTCAAGGCGCCGGATGTCGCGTATGCCGACATGACGCAGCAGGAGCGTATGGACAAAGCCAAGGAGCTTCTGAAGGAAGCCGGCTACGGTCCCGATCATCCGCTGAACCTGCGGATCATGTACAACACCTCGGCCGACCACAAGAAAATCGCGATCGCGGTGCAGCAGTTCTGGAAGCAGATCGGCGTGCAATCGACCCTCGAGAACTTCGAGTGGAAGGTCTATCTCGACAAGCTCAACGGTCAGCATGACTTCGACGTGGCGCGCACCGCATGGTGTGCCGACTACAACGAGGCCTCGACCTATCTCGACGTGAACACCTCGTGGTCGGATCAGAACTCGGGTCAGTGGAAGAACGCTGACTACGACAAGCTGATGAAGGACTCGAAGACGGCGGCCGATCCGCAGGAGGACTACACCAAGGCGGAGAAGATCCTCGCCGAGGACATGCCGCTGGCGCCGATCTACGCCTACTCGCTGCCGATGCTGCTGAACCCGCAGATCAAGGGCTACCCGTTCGATAACGTCCAGCTGAACTGGTACGCGAAGAACATGTACAAGGTCGCGAAGTAA
- the oppB gene encoding oligopeptide ABC transporter permease OppB, with protein sequence MIVYILKRLAIAIPTLLVLIIASFLLMHTAPGGPFSSERAVPPEVLANLNAKYGLDQPLWKQIATYLWNVVAHFDFGPSFSYKDRSVNDIIAQGFPVTLTYGFLSFIAAVVVGVTLGVTAAIKRNSWLDYLAVGISIGAQVLPNFVMAPILVLIFTLSLHWLPGGGWSFDDPRFWIMPVIALSTSYMASIARITRSSMLETLSSNHIRTARAKGLPKRKIIMRHALKPALLPVISYLGPAFVSMITGSVIVDVYFTTGGIGKSFVDSALNRDYAVMMGITILLGTLTILFNLVVDIVYGWIDPKIRY encoded by the coding sequence ATGATCGTCTACATTCTCAAGCGTCTCGCCATCGCGATCCCGACGCTTCTGGTGCTCATCATCGCGAGCTTCCTCTTGATGCACACGGCGCCTGGCGGGCCGTTCTCGTCGGAACGGGCCGTGCCGCCCGAGGTGCTCGCCAATCTCAACGCGAAATACGGGCTCGACCAGCCGCTATGGAAGCAGATCGCCACCTATCTGTGGAACGTGGTCGCCCATTTCGATTTCGGGCCTTCGTTCTCGTATAAGGACCGCTCGGTGAACGACATCATCGCGCAGGGCTTCCCGGTCACGCTGACCTATGGCTTCCTCAGCTTCATCGCCGCGGTCGTCGTGGGTGTGACCCTTGGCGTCACCGCCGCGATCAAGCGCAACTCGTGGCTCGACTATCTCGCCGTGGGTATCTCCATCGGCGCGCAGGTGCTGCCGAACTTCGTGATGGCGCCGATCCTCGTATTGATCTTCACGCTGTCGCTGCACTGGCTGCCCGGCGGTGGCTGGAGCTTCGACGATCCGCGCTTCTGGATCATGCCGGTGATCGCGCTCTCGACCTCCTACATGGCCTCGATCGCGCGGATCACGCGCTCGTCGATGCTGGAGACGCTGAGCTCGAACCACATCCGCACCGCCCGCGCCAAGGGCCTGCCGAAGCGCAAGATCATCATGCGCCACGCCCTGAAACCTGCACTGCTGCCGGTGATCTCCTATCTCGGTCCGGCGTTCGTTTCGATGATCACTGGCTCGGTGATCGTGGACGTGTATTTCACCACCGGTGGGATCGGCAAAAGCTTCGTGGATAGCGCGCTCAACCGCGACTACGCGGTGATGATGGGGATCACCATCCTGCTGGGCACGCTGACCATCCTGTTCAACCTTGTCGTCGATATCGTCTACGGATGGATCGACCCGAAAATCCGGTACTGA
- a CDS encoding ABC transporter permease: MVIDESKMTSLAEATSREDVAGRSLWADARRRFFNNKAAIFGLGLLAFVVAFALFGNLIAAWNNSDIDYNVMGDATASAPSFANGHYFGADDLGRDLFARTVQGTQISLLVGVIGTLIAVSVGTVYGAISGYFGGRVDGFMMRLVDILLAIPYMFVLILLLVMYGRSIGMLFVGVGLISWLEMARIVRGQTLTLKNRDYVEAARAIGVPAPTIIRRHILPNLVGVVVVFATLLVPLMILTESFISFLGLGVQEPQTSLGALISEGAGTMSYGTLWQLAFPLFFFVTTLFGFYFVGDGLRDALDPKER; this comes from the coding sequence ATGGTCATAGATGAATCCAAGATGACCTCGCTCGCCGAGGCAACGAGCCGCGAAGACGTGGCGGGCCGCTCGCTCTGGGCGGATGCGCGCCGGCGGTTCTTCAACAACAAGGCCGCGATCTTCGGGCTTGGGCTGCTGGCCTTCGTCGTGGCGTTCGCGCTGTTCGGCAACCTGATCGCAGCGTGGAACAATTCCGACATCGACTACAACGTGATGGGCGATGCCACGGCCTCTGCGCCGTCCTTCGCCAACGGTCACTATTTCGGTGCCGACGATCTGGGCCGCGACCTGTTCGCGCGCACCGTGCAGGGCACGCAGATCTCGCTGCTGGTGGGCGTGATCGGCACGCTGATCGCGGTTTCCGTGGGCACGGTCTACGGCGCGATCTCGGGCTATTTCGGGGGCCGCGTCGATGGCTTCATGATGCGCCTCGTCGATATCCTTCTGGCGATCCCTTACATGTTCGTGCTGATCCTGCTGCTGGTCATGTATGGCCGCTCCATCGGGATGCTCTTTGTGGGTGTCGGGCTGATCTCGTGGCTGGAGATGGCGCGGATCGTGCGGGGGCAGACATTGACCCTGAAGAATCGCGATTACGTGGAAGCCGCGCGTGCCATTGGTGTGCCTGCACCGACGATCATCCGCCGTCACATCCTGCCCAACCTCGTGGGCGTGGTGGTGGTCTTCGCGACGCTGCTGGTGCCGCTGATGATCCTGACGGAGAGCTTCATCTCCTTCCTCGGGCTAGGCGTGCAAGAGCCGCAGACCTCTCTGGGGGCTCTGATCTCGGAAGGGGCGGGGACGATGAGCTACGGCACGCTGTGGCAGCTGGCCTTCCCGCTGTTCTTCTTCGTCACCACCCTGTTCGGTTTCTATTTCGTAGGGGACGGGCTGCGTGACGCACTCGACCCGAAGGAGCGCTGA
- a CDS encoding oligopeptide/dipeptide ABC transporter ATP-binding protein: MTTPLIEARDVRVTFDIRRASDLPWTEPPKLRAVNGVSFKLEQGKTLGIVGESGCGKSTLARALIQMLPAEGEIIWQGKTDLLPLSPRQMLKYRSDIQMIFQDPLASLDPRMTVGEIIAEPLRTHRPKMGRKERKEKVREVMEKVGLLPNQINRYPHEFSGGQCQRIGIARALVVEPKLLICDEPVSALDVSIQAQVIALLEDLRRDLGLTIIFIAHDLSVVRHVCDEVMVLYLGQMMEAGATEKLFAEPQHPYTQALLSAVPIPDPEIERNKVLIALEGDLPSPLNPPSGCPLRTRCPRASEICATTPPTEEVAGRQVFCHHPGPAAEVQAVLSES; the protein is encoded by the coding sequence ATGACGACCCCGCTGATCGAGGCCCGCGACGTTCGGGTCACTTTCGACATCCGCCGCGCCTCGGACCTGCCTTGGACCGAGCCGCCGAAGCTGCGCGCGGTGAATGGCGTGAGCTTCAAGCTGGAGCAGGGCAAGACGCTCGGCATCGTGGGCGAATCCGGCTGTGGCAAGTCCACGCTGGCCCGCGCGCTGATCCAGATGCTGCCCGCCGAGGGCGAGATCATCTGGCAGGGCAAGACGGACCTTCTGCCGCTCTCGCCGCGCCAGATGCTGAAATACCGCTCCGACATCCAGATGATCTTTCAGGACCCGCTGGCCTCGCTCGACCCGCGCATGACCGTGGGCGAGATCATCGCCGAGCCGCTGCGCACCCACCGCCCGAAGATGGGCCGCAAGGAGCGCAAGGAGAAGGTCCGCGAGGTGATGGAGAAGGTCGGCCTGTTGCCGAACCAGATCAACCGCTACCCGCATGAGTTCTCGGGCGGCCAGTGTCAGCGTATCGGCATCGCCCGCGCGCTGGTGGTGGAGCCGAAGCTGCTGATCTGCGACGAGCCGGTCTCGGCGCTCGACGTCTCGATTCAGGCGCAGGTGATCGCGCTTCTCGAAGACCTGCGCCGCGATCTCGGTCTCACGATCATCTTCATCGCCCATGACCTGAGCGTCGTGCGCCATGTCTGCGACGAGGTGATGGTGCTCTATCTGGGGCAGATGATGGAGGCGGGCGCGACCGAGAAGCTCTTTGCCGAGCCGCAGCACCCCTATACGCAGGCGCTTCTGTCGGCGGTGCCGATCCCCGATCCGGAGATCGAGCGCAACAAGGTGCTGATCGCGCTGGAAGGTGACCTGCCGAGCCCGCTCAACCCGCCATCGGGCTGCCCGCTGCGCACCCGCTGCCCGCGTGCGAGCGAGATCTGCGCCACGACCCCGCCCACCGAGGAGGTCGCCGGGCGGCAGGTCTTCTGCCACCATCCCGGCCCTGCCGCGGAAGTGCAGGCGGTGCTTTCGGAGAGCTGA